A portion of the Fusobacterium nucleatum genome contains these proteins:
- a CDS encoding glutamine--fructose-6-phosphate aminotransferase — protein MKETMLTNILEEEKIFKNIISNFETKNYLLIKELIKIELKNILILATGSSMNAALITKYFISDILNINIEIKEPFNYYNYEKINENIDLVIAISQSGKSASTISALKYVKKCKNIPSIAITSNNMSIIAKESNMILDLGIGIEQVGFVTKGFSATVLNLFLLAIILAKEKKLISVNQKEVYLKELNIIIENIPQVILKTENFIKEKKEIFLNAKRFIGIGYGACFGLVKEFETKFTETIRLPSQGFELEAYMHGPYLEANKEHIIFYFDNKGKLNQRLFLLKNYMMPYIKQSFVIALDNGDINLNLNLNEHLATLLLIIPIQIMSYRIAEIKEIDLNIKIFEDFDKILKSKI, from the coding sequence ATGAAGGAAACTATGTTAACTAATATTCTTGAAGAAGAAAAGATTTTTAAAAATATTATTTCTAATTTTGAAACTAAAAATTATCTTCTTATTAAAGAATTAATTAAAATAGAATTAAAAAATATTTTAATTCTTGCTACAGGCTCTTCTATGAATGCAGCTTTAATCACAAAATATTTTATAAGTGATATTTTAAATATTAATATTGAAATTAAAGAACCTTTTAATTACTATAATTATGAAAAAATAAATGAAAATATAGATTTAGTTATTGCTATTTCTCAAAGTGGTAAAAGTGCTTCAACTATATCTGCTTTAAAGTATGTGAAAAAATGTAAAAATATTCCAAGTATTGCTATTACTTCTAACAATATGAGTATAATTGCAAAAGAATCAAACATGATTTTAGACTTAGGGATTGGAATTGAACAAGTTGGATTTGTTACAAAAGGATTTTCTGCAACAGTTTTAAATTTATTTCTTTTAGCAATAATATTAGCAAAAGAAAAAAAATTAATTTCAGTAAACCAAAAAGAAGTTTATTTAAAAGAGCTTAATATTATTATAGAAAATATACCTCAAGTTATTTTGAAAACTGAAAATTTTATTAAAGAGAAAAAAGAAATATTTTTAAATGCTAAAAGATTTATTGGAATTGGTTATGGAGCTTGTTTTGGACTTGTAAAAGAATTTGAAACTAAATTCACTGAAACAATAAGACTTCCTTCTCAAGGTTTTGAATTGGAAGCATATATGCATGGACCATATTTAGAAGCAAATAAAGAACATATAATTTTTTACTTTGATAATAAAGGAAAACTAAACCAAAGATTATTTTTACTTAAAAATTATATGATGCCATACATAAAACAAAGTTTTGTTATAGCATTAGATAATGGAGATATAAACCTAAACTTAAATTTAAATGAGCATTTAGCAACTTTACTTTTAATAATTCCTATACAAATTATGAGTTATAGAATAGCTGAAATTAAAGAAATTGATTTAAATATAAAAATTTTTGAAGATTTTGATAAGATTTTAAAAAGTAAAATCTAA
- a CDS encoding replication initiation protein, which translates to MKKIIDLIEDSSVFDIKIEYTKKFSKNDIYFKQFLIKKIIKTNEKIFYLTEKEAKKILIFPHGENFDIFLKKFCSKRLIIKYKKSEEEYYELILNIISSILKNKNTYVLKVSEDFYKIFNSEKNDFKFYQLNIFLGFSNIITRKLFNLIKNIYNELSIEISLDNLRRYLNLEESYERFFDFEKKVLIPSLKEIENFTSYKILYSKIKNSISTNARVKAIRFNIIQNSDDKSENDISILYKLVKPFAQNLFTLQKFISYQANFYSYQYLKKNIEYSLLHGKNNLDSFLVEAIKYDWVNTKFKEKLQEYSKKYSLIFKLSQKIIIIEEFRKVILKSIEKNELDKELSLILNFMKISARIFENNIYKDNNLLKNKVYLTFYKNLQEVNECIFEDEKTIILAEFNQNCSNSNLAIFKK; encoded by the coding sequence TTGAAAAAAATTATAGATTTAATAGAAGATTCAAGTGTTTTTGACATTAAAATTGAATATACAAAAAAATTTTCTAAAAATGATATATACTTTAAACAATTTTTAATAAAGAAAATAATAAAAACTAATGAAAAAATTTTTTATTTAACAGAAAAAGAAGCTAAAAAAATTTTAATATTTCCACATGGGGAAAACTTTGATATTTTTTTAAAAAAATTTTGCTCAAAAAGGCTTATTATAAAGTATAAAAAATCTGAAGAAGAGTATTATGAATTGATATTAAATATAATTTCTTCTATTTTAAAAAATAAAAATACATACGTTTTGAAAGTAAGTGAGGATTTTTATAAAATATTTAATTCTGAAAAAAATGATTTTAAGTTTTATCAATTAAATATATTTTTAGGTTTTTCAAATATAATTACTAGAAAGCTTTTTAATCTCATAAAGAATATTTATAATGAATTATCAATTGAAATATCTCTTGATAATTTAAGAAGATATCTTAATCTAGAAGAATCTTATGAAAGATTTTTTGATTTTGAAAAAAAAGTATTAATTCCCTCTTTAAAAGAAATAGAAAATTTTACATCATACAAAATTTTATATTCAAAGATTAAAAATTCAATAAGTACAAATGCAAGGGTAAAGGCTATTAGATTTAATATTATACAAAATTCAGATGATAAAAGTGAAAATGACATTTCAATTTTATATAAGTTAGTGAAACCTTTTGCTCAAAATTTGTTTACACTTCAAAAATTTATTAGCTATCAAGCTAATTTTTATAGCTACCAGTATCTTAAAAAAAATATTGAATACTCTCTCCTTCATGGTAAAAATAATTTAGATAGTTTTTTAGTAGAAGCAATAAAATATGATTGGGTAAATACAAAATTTAAAGAAAAATTACAAGAATATTCTAAGAAATATAGTTTAATTTTTAAATTAAGTCAAAAAATTATTATTATAGAAGAATTTAGAAAAGTTATTTTAAAAAGCATAGAAAAAAATGAATTGGATAAAGAGTTATCCTTGATACTAAATTTTATGAAAATTTCAGCTAGAATATTTGAAAATAATATATATAAAGACAATAATTTGTTAAAAAATAAAGTATATTTAACTTTTTATAAAAATTTACAAGAAGTAAATGAATGTATATTTGAAGATGAGAAAACTATAATCTTAGCAGAATTTAATCAAAATTGTTCTAATAGTAATTTAGCAATATTTAAAAAATAA
- a CDS encoding PTS system mannose/fructose/sorbose family transporter subunit IID, which yields MMKIFNNIENKEMNKELDRVFWRSFQMEFAWNYERQMNLGYVYAMIPVLKKIYANDKEGLKKALKRHLEFFNMTPHIVTLMLGISSAMEKENSESENFDENSINNIKTALMGPLSGIGDSFFWGTLRLLATGIGTALSLQGNILGPILFLLIFNIPHIFIRYIFTKLGYKLGIEFLNKLEKNGIMEKLTFGASILGLTVIGAMIARMIEISTPLILGSENNPIAIQGILDDIMPGILQLGIFGIVYYLLGKKVKPLTILLGMAIVGILGSFIGIF from the coding sequence ATGATGAAGATTTTTAATAATATTGAAAATAAAGAAATGAATAAAGAACTTGATAGAGTATTTTGGAGATCATTTCAAATGGAATTTGCTTGGAATTACGAAAGACAAATGAATCTTGGCTATGTTTATGCAATGATACCTGTATTAAAAAAAATTTATGCTAATGATAAAGAAGGGTTAAAAAAAGCTTTAAAAAGACATCTTGAATTTTTTAATATGACACCTCATATTGTAACTTTGATGCTTGGAATTTCTTCTGCAATGGAAAAAGAAAATTCTGAATCAGAAAATTTTGATGAAAATTCTATAAATAATATAAAAACTGCTTTAATGGGACCTCTTTCTGGGATTGGAGATTCTTTCTTCTGGGGAACTTTAAGGCTTCTAGCAACAGGAATAGGAACTGCTCTCTCTTTACAAGGAAATATACTAGGACCTATATTATTCCTTTTAATATTTAATATTCCTCATATTTTTATAAGATATATTTTTACAAAGCTTGGTTATAAATTAGGAATAGAATTTTTAAATAAATTAGAAAAAAATGGAATAATGGAAAAATTAACTTTTGGAGCTTCTATTCTTGGTTTAACAGTAATAGGAGCGATGATTGCTAGAATGATAGAAATAAGCACTCCTTTAATTTTAGGTAGTGAAAATAATCCAATAGCTATTCAAGGAATTTTAGATGATATTATGCCAGGTATTTTACAACTAGGTATATTTGGAATAGTTTATTATCTTCTTGGAAAAAAGGTAAAACCTTTAACAATTCTTTTAGGAATGGCTATTGTAGGAATTTTAGGCTCATTTATAGGAATATTTTAG
- a CDS encoding PTS sugar transporter subunit IIA gives MYQFIIATHGLFAEGIKNSIEIILGKFENLSTLSCYTDSNFNLKKEIDEILKKYNNKEVIVITDIFGGSVNNLFMEEIPLNKNIHLITGLNLPLVLNLLGEQENYLIPEELIQNSMEISSDAVKYCNLELTKTSKNEDEDF, from the coding sequence ATGTATCAATTTATAATTGCAACACATGGTTTATTTGCAGAAGGAATAAAAAATTCAATTGAAATTATTCTTGGAAAATTTGAGAATCTAAGCACTTTATCTTGTTATACAGACTCTAATTTTAATTTGAAAAAAGAAATTGATGAGATATTAAAAAAATATAATAATAAAGAAGTTATTGTAATTACTGATATTTTTGGAGGAAGTGTTAATAATTTATTTATGGAAGAAATTCCTTTAAATAAAAATATTCATTTAATAACTGGGCTAAACTTACCTTTAGTATTAAATTTACTTGGAGAACAAGAAAATTATTTAATTCCAGAAGAATTAATTCAAAATTCTATGGAAATTTCATCAGATGCAGTTAAATATTGTAATTTAGAATTAACAAAAACTTCAAAAAATGAAGACGAAGATTTTTAA
- a CDS encoding SIS domain-containing protein: protein MSKYKEMLKFNEDEYRKSAELIIEAYPIAKKVADEISVEGYENIFFSAVGGSLAPMMAIGEIAKQITKKPIFIEQAAELLTRGHKSLSNNSILITLSKSGDTKETVAMAKYAKENGIRVISLTKELNSPLALNSNYVIPMRHENGVEYEYMLLFWLFFRLMENNGDFSEYEKFAEQLKKLPENLLEAKYKFEPIAKEIGKKYYKEPYMIWIGSGETWGETYLFSMCLLEEMQWIKTKSVTSSEFFHGTLELIEKDTCVFLIKSSGKTRILDDRTEKFLKNYTEKLTVIDTQDFKLEGIDEKYRWIIAPTIASTILVDRLAFHFEDNTKHSLDIRRYYRQFNY, encoded by the coding sequence ATGTCTAAATACAAAGAAATGCTTAAATTTAATGAAGATGAATATAGAAAAAGTGCTGAGTTAATTATAGAAGCTTATCCTATTGCTAAAAAGGTAGCAGATGAAATTTCTGTTGAAGGATATGAAAATATATTTTTTTCAGCTGTTGGAGGGAGTCTTGCTCCTATGATGGCAATAGGAGAAATTGCAAAACAAATTACTAAAAAACCTATCTTTATAGAACAAGCTGCTGAGCTATTAACAAGAGGTCATAAATCTCTTTCTAATAATTCTATTCTGATTACATTATCTAAATCTGGAGATACCAAAGAAACTGTTGCTATGGCTAAGTATGCAAAAGAAAATGGAATAAGAGTGATATCTTTAACAAAAGAATTAAACTCTCCTTTAGCATTAAACTCTAACTATGTTATTCCAATGAGACACGAAAATGGTGTTGAATATGAATACATGCTATTATTTTGGTTATTTTTTAGATTAATGGAAAATAATGGAGATTTTTCTGAATATGAAAAATTTGCTGAACAATTAAAAAAACTTCCTGAAAATCTTTTAGAAGCAAAATATAAATTTGAGCCTATTGCCAAAGAAATAGGAAAAAAATATTATAAAGAGCCTTATATGATTTGGATTGGAAGTGGAGAAACTTGGGGTGAGACCTATTTATTCTCAATGTGCTTATTAGAAGAAATGCAATGGATTAAAACAAAATCAGTTACTAGTTCTGAATTTTTTCATGGAACATTAGAATTAATTGAAAAAGACACTTGTGTATTCTTAATAAAAAGTTCTGGAAAAACTAGAATACTTGATGATAGAACAGAAAAATTTTTAAAAAACTATACTGAGAAATTAACTGTAATAGATACACAAGATTTTAAACTTGAAGGAATAGATGAAAAATATCGTTGGATTATAGCTCCTACTATAGCTTCCACAATATTGGTTGATCGTTTAGCATTTCATTTTGAAGATAATACTAAACATAGCCTTGATATTAGGAGATATTATAGACAATTTAACTATTAA
- a CDS encoding PTS sugar transporter subunit IIB, with product MILLLRVDHRLLHGQVVFSWIQNLKADCILIANDSVATDELRKSTLKLAKPQEIKLVIKNINDAISSINSGITDKYKLLIIVESIEDAYKITKETNEIKQINLGGIKPRENSKNISKTINLLENEELMLKDLIKNGIEIEIRQLATDNKILYK from the coding sequence ATGATACTTTTATTGAGAGTTGATCACAGATTACTTCATGGACAGGTGGTTTTTTCATGGATACAAAATTTAAAAGCTGATTGTATTTTAATAGCTAATGACAGTGTAGCAACTGATGAACTTAGAAAATCAACTTTAAAACTAGCTAAACCACAAGAAATAAAATTAGTTATTAAAAATATAAATGATGCAATTAGTTCTATAAATTCAGGTATTACAGATAAATATAAACTATTAATAATAGTTGAATCTATTGAAGATGCATATAAAATTACAAAAGAAACTAATGAAATTAAACAAATAAATCTTGGAGGTATTAAACCAAGAGAAAATAGTAAAAATATTTCAAAAACTATAAACTTGCTAGAAAATGAAGAATTAATGCTAAAAGATTTAATAAAAAATGGAATTGAAATAGAAATCCGACAACTAGCAACAGATAATAAAATTTTATATAAATAA
- a CDS encoding PTS mannose/fructose/sorbose/N-acetylgalactosamine transporter subunit IIC: MLQALLLGLIAFVAQSEFALGTSLISRPIVTGLFTGLVMGDIKAGLIMGATLELAFIGSFSIGGSIPPDVVTGGILGVAFSIASKTGIETVLLLALPIATFTLILKNVYLGLLIPMLSHKADIYAEEGNTKGIERMQILSGLGLSFLLAAIVFFSYLLGSNVISSILNAIPDFIQRGLAVTTGIIPALGFAMLAKLLINKTVIPYLFLGFAIAIYSQIPLTGIAIMGAILSVIIVNITNGIELRYKTKNQSEVENDEDF, encoded by the coding sequence ATGTTACAAGCATTATTATTAGGACTTATTGCATTTGTGGCACAAAGTGAATTTGCTTTAGGAACAAGTTTAATATCAAGACCAATTGTTACTGGTCTATTCACAGGATTAGTTATGGGAGATATAAAAGCAGGTCTTATAATGGGAGCTACTTTGGAACTTGCTTTTATTGGTTCATTTTCAATTGGAGGTTCTATTCCACCTGATGTAGTTACTGGAGGTATACTTGGAGTAGCTTTTTCAATCGCTTCAAAAACTGGAATTGAAACTGTACTTCTTTTAGCTTTACCAATAGCAACTTTCACTTTAATATTAAAAAATGTATATTTAGGACTTTTAATACCTATGTTATCACATAAAGCTGATATTTATGCTGAGGAAGGAAATACCAAAGGAATTGAAAGGATGCAAATATTATCTGGTTTAGGGCTTTCTTTTTTGTTGGCAGCCATTGTATTTTTTTCATATCTTTTAGGAAGCAATGTTATTTCTTCCATTTTGAATGCTATCCCTGATTTTATTCAAAGAGGTTTAGCTGTGACAACAGGTATTATTCCAGCACTTGGATTTGCAATGCTAGCTAAGCTTTTAATTAATAAAACTGTAATTCCTTATTTATTTTTAGGTTTTGCTATTGCTATTTATTCACAAATTCCTTTAACAGGAATTGCTATTATGGGAGCAATTTTATCTGTAATTATTGTTAATATTACAAATGGAATTGAATTACGTTATAAAACTAAAAATCAAAGTGAGGTGGAAAATGATGAAGATTTTTAA